One window from the genome of Poecilia reticulata strain Guanapo linkage group LG9, Guppy_female_1.0+MT, whole genome shotgun sequence encodes:
- the cemip2 gene encoding cell surface hyaluronidase has translation MPTSDCPGRIPTFVAPSHSNHQRCPGYIPGRVAPVRSPPPAKAPPPPPLKPHGLRLEQRTTPSLSVESQRRGPSLNVWQRKNTLIFCGLSLGAFVFTLILALSLASGDKLDENCPDHHLSLSKWNPGHQPNKDILIRRGDLYRLESSVTCRSLTIQSGGRVVFADNVDGTRNITLRTHYILIEDGGALYIGSPKCRYQSRATIALLGRSDNKAVPEVPVMGRKFIGVMGGGTLELHGTERVSWSLLTRSIPASGLSTGGYAFQKNFSRGINFRVFDQDTSALIYAERFDTHNSRNDSRKLTQLLRSLPAGRIVALAVGDSAVKGLLEETKKAFKEVLGSQFADDLKYRQAWALVSVVGGGNESCSEDVKEHENLNTGGRALATLNFTTVEGVDFSVSAYSEWKNGYPIMGFLVDSADQVVLNLQDEVQPTWKPGDNIVVASTDYSMHQAEEFTLLPCPQCTRRQVRIQGKPRFNHVGEIIDGVDMRAEVALLSRNILIYGEMENSCYGDNLCEFFNRDTFGGHIKILRNFSSVHLSHVELKNMGQQAVMGSYPLHFHMCGDVDQRGGYKEPTYVDGLSIHHSFSRCLTIHSTNGLLVKDTVGYDTLGHCFFLEDGIEQRNTLYHNLGLLTQPGTLLPTDRNDTLCTSMRDRVYKGYTPSPSTECKAVSTFWIANPNNNLISNAAAGSQDAGIWYVFHSSSTGDSHGLVPETKAELTPLGIFYNNRVHSNFKAGLFIDKGVKTTNASAADPREYLCLDNNARFRPHHNADPSQPRVAAIIDTLISFKNNDLGAWIRGGDIIIQNSGFADNGVGLSFASDGSYPKDEGSSQEVTQSLFVGESRNRGTNGGQNKYWGIGGIDGESRTLPRNKTFPIRGFQIYDGPVRLTQSTFRAFIPTPERYTSAVGFNLKNTWQLTPRNNLSQLSFHPSVALRAFFGRPGQWFEENDNDGDKNSIFHDVDGSVTGYKDAYVGRADNYLIQHPNCVKISRWNGVICSGRYSQVYIQTSGASSLSLSINRDEYPDAPLVLRGINNQGASSQQYQPILMMGKSYTLHWNGPAPREVVLSLINFDKEDRILVGLCYPSDTTFQIMSDINDRQKLTFVDMTDYGPVSSLAQLEAKPTERKYFFDQPAGLLWLYLQARHGRDGHSYCSTKGCERVKVTATTSSKQTCNCTSKAYPKYSKAPSAVVPLPAPSTTPCKDCGAKEIVFSSEPWMPYLHTQVKSLSGKEEKKGDNATFITVNEVIIPFTQSGFFLVSVDGCSGKVTKKASFIKVDSKMKQYLNTGIPKRSVVLMATRGQPEGLVDLAPHLVSFGFAKAADLHSKESLAMWGFLGASSPPPWISLQTGQDGSVLGLLERYLPLGLETYGCVPPATQKRKDLELLKKATGQQ, from the exons ATGCCGACGAGTGATTGCCCAGGCCGCATCCCCACATTTGTGGCTCCATCTCACAGCAACCATCAGAGGTGTCCAGGTTACATTCCCGGTCGGGTGGCTCCAGTCCGCTCGCCTCCACCTGCCAAAGCTCCACCACCTCCGCCATTGAAGCCACATGGCCTGCGACTGGAGCAACGAACTACGCCCAGCCTGTCGGTGGAAAGTCAGCGCAGGGGTCCTTCTCTGAACGTATGGCAAAGGAAAAACACTCTTATCTTCTGTGGACTCTCGCTGGGGGCTTTCGTTTTTACACTTATACTTGCCCTCAGTCTCGCGAGTGGAGACAAATTAGATG AAAACTGTCCAGACCACCACTTATCCTTGAGCAAGTGGAATCCAGGTCACCAACCAAACAAGGATATTCTTATCCGTAGGGGGGATTTGTATAGACTGGAATCTTCCGTCACCTGTCGTTCACTTACCATCCAATCAGGAG GTCGTGTAGTGTTTGCTGACAATGTAGATGGAACCAGAAACATAACATTGAGAACACATTACATCCTCATAGAAGATGGCGGTGCCCTTTATATCGGTTCACCCAAATGCCGCTACCAGTCCCGTGCCACCATCGCCCTCTTGGGTCGTTCGGACAACAAAGCTGTCCCCGAAGTCCCTGTCATGGGACGCAAGTTCATCGGTGTCATGGGCGGCGGAACTCTAGAGCTGCATGGCACAGAACGTGTTTCCTGGTCTCTGCTGACCCGAAGCATCCCCGCGTCCGGGCTTTCCACCGGAGGCTATGCCTTCCAGAAAAACTTCAGCCGAGGGATCAACTTCCGGGTGTTCGACCAGGACACATCTGCTTTGATCTACGCCGAGCGCTTTGACACCCACAACTCCCGGAACGACAGTCGGAAACTCACTCAGCTGCTCCGCTCCCTGCCGGCAGGTCGCATAGTCGCGCTGGCTGTTGGGGACTCTGCGGTCAAGGGGTTGCTGGAAGAAACCAAGAAAGCCTTTAAAGAGGTGCTTGGCAGCCAATTTGCCGACGATCTTAAATACAG GCAGGCGTGGGCCTTGGTTTCTGTGGTCGGAGGTGGCAACGAGTCATGCTCAGAGGATGTGAAGGAACACGAAAACCTCAACACAGGTGGAAGAGCTCTTGCAACGCTCAATTTCACCACTGTAGAAGGAGTGGATTTCTCTGTGTCGGCCTACAGCGAGTGGAAGAATG GCTACCCGATTATGGGGTTCCTGGTAGACTCTGCAGACCAGGTGGTCTTAAACCTCCAAGATGAAGTCCAGCCAACCTGGAAACCAGGCGACAACATAGTGGTTGCCAGTACAGACTACTCCATGCACCAAGCTGAAGAGTTCACCCTGTTACCCTGCCCTCAGTGTACCAGAAGGCAGGTCAGGATACAAG ggaaGCCTCGGTTCAACCATGTGGGTGAGATCATCGATGGAGTTGACATGCGGGCTGAAGTGGCTCTGCTCTCTAGAAACATTCTCATCTATGGAGAAATGGAAAACTCTTGCTATGGGGACAACCTGTGCGAGTTCTTTAACCGTGACACCTTTGGTGGCCACATCAAG ATCCTCCGTAACTTCTCATCAGTGCATCTGTCCCATGTGGAGTTAAAGAACATGGGCCAGCAAGCAGTAATGGGTAGCTACCCGCTTCACTTTCACATGTGTGGGGACGTGGACCAAAGGGGGGGCTACAAGGAGCCAACATACGTGGATGGACTTTCCATCCACCACTCCTTCTCCCGCTGCCTCACCATCCATAGTACCAATGGGCTGCTG GTGAAGGACACCGTAGGGTATGACACGCTGGGCCACTGTTTTTTCCTGGAGGATGGGATTGAACAGCGAAACACTTTATACCACAACCTTGGCCTCTTGACTCAGCCTGGGACTCTGCTGCCAACAGACCGCAACGACACTCTGTGCACCAGCATGAGGGACAGAGTTTACAAGGGCTACACTCCCTCACCAAGTACAGAGTGCAA GGCAGTCTCAACATTCTGGATCGCCAACCCCAACAACAACCTCATCAGCAATGCAGCTGCTGGCTCTCAG GATGCTGGAATATGGTATGTGTTCCACAGCTCTTCCACCGGAGACTCTCATGGGCTGGTACCAGAGACCAAGGCAGAGCTTACTCCTCTTGGAATCTTTTACAACAACCGTGTGCACTCCAACTTTAAG GCAGGATTGTTCATTGATAAAGGAGTGAAGACTACCAACGCCAGCGCTGCTGATCCCCGGGAATACCTTTGTTTAGACAACAACGCAAG ATTCCGACCCCACCACAATGCTGACCCCAGTCAACCTCGTGTGGCAGCGATCATCGATACTCTCATTTCCTTCAAGAACAATGACTTGGGAGCGTGGATACGAGGCGGAGACATCATCATCCAGAACTCTGG CTTTGCAGACAACGGAGTGGGTCTGTCTTTTGCCAG TGATGGCAGCTACCCTAAGGACGAAGGCTCCAGCCAGGAGGTGACACAGTCTCTGTTTGTTGGAGAGAGCCGGAACAGAGGAACCAATGGAGGGCAGAATAAATACTGGGGGATAGGAGGGATTGACGGAGAGTCGCGGACACTGCCAAGAAACAA GACGTTCCCAATCCGAGGTTTCCAGATATACGACGGTCCAGTGCGTCTCACACAGAGCACGTTTCGGGCGTTCATCCCCACACCGGAGCGTTACACCAGTGCGGTGGGCTTCAACTTGAAGAACACGTGGCAACTGACCCCACGAAACAACCTGTCCCAGCTCAGCTTCCACCCCTCT GTAGCTCTTCGAGCCTTCTTTGGCCGTCCTGGACAGTGGTTTGAGGAAAACGACAACGATGGGGACAAAAACTCAATCTTTCATGACGTGGACGGGTCAGTCACGGGTTATAAAGATGCCTACGTCGGCCGAGCAGATAATTACCTAATCCAGCATCCCAACTGTGTGAAAATATCCCGTTGGAATGGAGTGATCTGCAGCGGACGCTACTCTCAG GTGTACATTCAAACATCGGGAGCCTCTAGCTTGAGTTTGTCCATCAACAGAGATGAATACCCTGACGCACCTCTGGTACTGAGGGGGATTAACAACCAGGGGGCGTCGTCTCAGCAGTATCAGCCAATCCTGATGATGGGCAAGAGCTACACTCTGCACTGGAACGGACCTGCGCCCAGAGAGGTTGTCCTCTCACTCATCAATTTTGATAA agaaGACCGGATTCTGGTTGGTCTCTGTTACCCATCAGACACCACGTTTCAGATCATGAGCGACATCAACGACAGACAAAAACTTACATTTGTAGACATGACTGATTACGGCCCCGTGTCTTCGCTGGCCCAGCTGGAGGCGAAGCCAACAGAAAGGAAGTACTTCTTTGACCAACCTGCTGG CTTGCTGTGGCTCTACCTCCAAGCCCGACATGGACGGGACGGCCACAGCTACTGTTCAACAAAAGGCTGTGAAAGAGTAAAAGTCACAGCCACTACATCGTCCAAACAGACCTGCAACTGTACATCTAAGGCCTACCCCAAGTACTCAAAGGCGCCATCGGCGGTGGTGCCTCTGCCTGCTCCAAGCACGACGCCTTGCAAAGACTGCGGCGCAAAGGag ATTGTGTTTTCCAGTGAGCCATGGATGCCTTACCTTCACACACAAGTGAAGTCTTTAAGcggcaaagaagaaaaaaagggagataACGCCACCTTTATCACT GTGAATGAGGTCATCATACCTTTTACTCAGTCTGGATTTTTCCTGGTCTCGGTGGATGGGTGTTCTGGAAAAGTTACCAAGAAAGCCTCATTCATAAAGGTGGACAGCAAGATGAAACAGTATCTAAACACAGGAATCCCAAAGCG ATCAGTAGTACTGATGGCAACAAGAGGTCAGCCTGAAGGTCTGGTTGATCTGGCTCCACATTTGGTCTCTTTTGGCTTTGCCAAAGCTGCTGACCTGCATAGTAAAG AAAGTTTAGCAATGTGGGGATTTCTGGGAGCTTCGTCGCCTCCTCCATGGATTTCACTACAAACTGGGCAGGACGGCAGCGTGTTGGGGCTTCTGGAGCGCTACTTACCCTTGGGTTTGGAGACTTATGGGTGTGTGCCGCCTGCAACTCAAAAACGCAAAGACCTGGAGCTTCTCAAAAAAGCTACAGGGCAGCAATAA
- the LOC103470658 gene encoding protein ABHD17B yields the protein MRYGVRPENVIIYGQSIGTVPSVDLASRYESAAVILHSPLTSGMRVAFPDTKKTYCFDAFPNIDKISKVTSPVLLIHGTEDEVIDFSHGLALYERCQHPVEPLWVEGAGHNDIELYGQYLERLKQFVAHELVNL from the exons atgcg GTACGGCGTCCGTCCCGAGAACGTGATCATCTACGGGCAGAGCATTGGCACGGTGCCCTCGGTGGACCTCGCCTCTCGCTACGAGAGTGCCGCAGTCATCCTCCACTCCCCGCTCACTTCTGGCATGAGAGTGGCTTTCCCTGACACCAAGAAGACCTACTGTTTTGACGCCTTTCCAAA CATCGACAAGATTTCCAAGGTGACGTCGCCAGTCCTCTTGATCCACGGTACCGAGGACGAGGTCATCGACTTCTCCCACGGGCTGGCGCTGTACGAACGCTGCCAGCACCCAGTGGAGCCCCTCTGGGTGGAGGGCGCCGGACACAATGACATAGAGCTCTACGGACAGTACCTGGAGAGGCTCAAACAGTTTGTTGCACACGAGCTGGTCAACTTATAG